One region of Sardina pilchardus chromosome 18, fSarPil1.1, whole genome shotgun sequence genomic DNA includes:
- the LOC134063730 gene encoding protein myomixer-like has translation MPAVFLLLRSLVIRLLSSKLAGSAVQFLRRSLSTAVSHLGTALRHVWDRLRSQESKEAILGCVLCILNMHKKVDN, from the coding sequence ATGCCAGCCGTTTTCCTCCTCCTGCGCTCCCTGGTTATCAGGCTCCTCAGTAGCAAATTAGCGGGCTCGGCGGTGCAGTTCCTCCGCAGAAGCCTCTCCACGGCCGTGTCCCACCTCGGCACAGCGCTGCGTCACGTCTGGGACCGGCTGCGCTCGCAGGAGTCCAAGGAAGCCATCCTCGGCTGCGTGCTCTGCATTCTCAACATGCACAAGAAAGTGGACAACTGA
- the LOC134063970 gene encoding uncharacterized protein LOC134063970 translates to MKMDILNALCRSMFSYKTYQTRKELEVVAAGLVNKHPCLKDPSMGTCYDSWTTRLYYKVGNYRHKLGAAGCSEVRVNQKRTGDDSRNRLKKARRCEVNFLPDIPTGQTDVTLQNEKAALQEEMTKKYPNHAVVHSKMEQTFALRRKEIVDEEPPVAEIMRQWPALFLEEQVHMEFFRITGVNLKETFFSSLDEYTPKIIQLYRSRSGAFGEDLKTLLNKMDAQITNVMLQRKTAALRGLPLFMRESTDSFFKSCLDTDVDVDGDGVNTRGVQIGILTVTEDDTATTDTDANVRCFALIIEEQIVLDDLPDLPTAMAILFGLIYALNMKYPKELKYMFETIQKVFLRLDTKLSARVQSFRNKMLRC, encoded by the exons ATGAAAATGGACATTTTGAATGCTCTATGTCGTTCCATGTTTTCTTATAAAACATACCAAACAAGGAAAGAGTTAGAAGTCGTGGCTGCTGGGTTAGTCAACAAGCATCCCTGTCTGAAAGATCCAAGCATGGGAACATGCTATGATTCTTGGACCACAAGGTTGTACTACAAAGTAGGAAATTACCGCCATAAACTCGGAGCAGCAGGTTGCAGTGAAGTCCGTGTTAACCAGAAAAGAACTGGAGATGATTCCAGGAATCGCTTGAAGAAGGCCAGACGATGTGAAGTGAACTTCCTTCCTGACATTCCAACTGGGCAAACTGATGTAACTCttcaaaatgaaaaagctgcTTTGCAGGAagaaatgacaaagaaataTCCCAACCATGCAGTTGTTCATTCCAAAATGGAACAGACATTTGCCTTACGAAGGAAAGAGATTGTTGATGAAGAGCCTCCAGTAGCTGAGATTATGAGACAGTGGCCGGCATTATTTTTGGAAGAGCAA GTTCACATGGAGTTTTTCAGAATCACTGGAGTCAATCTCAAGGAGACGTTCTTCTCTTCACTCGACGAATATACACCAAAGATCATCCAACTGTACAGATCACGTAGTGGAGCCTTTGGAGAGGACTTAAAGACTCTACTGAACAAAATGGATGCCCAG ATAACCAATGTCATGTTGCAGAGGAAAACAGCAGCTTTGCGTGGCCTACCATTGTTTATGCGGGAGAGCACAGATTCCTTCTTCAAATCTTGCTTG GAtacagatgtggatgtggatggcgATGGCGTCAACACTCGTGGAGTCCAGATTGGGATTTTAACTGTTACTGAGGACGACACTGCTACCACTGACACAGATGCCAATGTAAGGTGTTTTGCTTTGATTATTGAGGAGCAGATTGTTCTTGATGACCTCCCTGACCTTCCAACTGCTATGGCCATCCTTTTTGGATTGATTTATGCTTTGAATATGAAGTATCCAAAGGAACTGAAATACATGTTCGAAACCATTCAAAAAGTTTTCCTGCGCCTTGATACCAAACTTTCTGCAAGGGTGCAATCGTTCAGAAACAAAATGCTGAGGTGCTGA